Proteins encoded by one window of Cheilinus undulatus linkage group 13, ASM1832078v1, whole genome shotgun sequence:
- the thap4 gene encoding THAP domain-containing protein 4, translated as MACPVNHTVELNPVLLPLDWLLGTWESDEPGEGCFPTIKPFHYTETLSFTHVGQPIINFMFCAFNAETKRPLHRESGFIRLQPGTNRVAFIIAQNSGLVEIEEGELTAQQINLQSQALARMSFAKEPYVQQVSRVFQLRPDGKLEQTVSMATDNQPLMQHLHITYRRSS; from the exons TGGAGCTGAATCCAGTGCTGCTCCCTCTAGACTGGCTTTTAGGTACCTGGGAGTCGGACGAGCCTGGGGAGGGCTGCTTTCCCACTATCAAACCTTTCCACTACACAGAGACACTGAGTTTCACCCACGTGGGACAACCAATCATCAACTTTAT GTTTTGTGCCTTCAATGCAGAGACCAAGAGGCCTCTGCACAGAGAGAGTGGATTCATTCGGCTGCAGCCCGGAACCAACAGAGTGGCGTTTATTATAGCACAGAACTCAG GTCTAGTTGAGATTGAGGAAGGAGAGCTGACAGCACAGCAAATCAACCTGCAGAGTCAGGCTTTGGCCAGAATGTCTTTTGCTAAGGAGCCATATGTGCAGCAG gtTTCTCGAGTGTTTCAGCTCAGACCAGATGGGAAGTTGGAGCAGACAGTTTCTATGGCAACCGACAACCAGCCGCTGATGCAGCACTTGCACATCACCTATCGTCGGTCATCTTGA